A genomic stretch from Hemicordylus capensis ecotype Gifberg chromosome 1, rHemCap1.1.pri, whole genome shotgun sequence includes:
- the PNO1 gene encoding RNA-binding protein PNO1 isoform X1, whose product MAQVGSSRGGSSSEDRLAWPPAAMETQASGVVGAGGEGFTSVRKRKRRAREGPMETEGTPLPRKRPDFSPLRGEALGGGKDEMRKIPVPANRYTPLKENWMKIFTPIVEHLQLQIRFNLKTRNVEIKTCKETKDIGALTKAADFVKAFILGFQVEDALALIRLDDLFLESFEVTDVKPLKGDHLSRAIGRIAGKGGKTKFTIENVTRTRIVLADSKVHILGSFQNIKMARTAICNLILGSPPSKVYGNIRAVASRAAERF is encoded by the exons ATGGCTCAGGTGGGAAGCagccgcggcggcagcagcagcgaagACCGGCTGGCGTGGCCTCCCGCTGCGATGGAAACGCAGGCCTCGGGTGTAGTTGGGGCTGGCGGCGAAGGCTTCACCAGTGTCCGCAAGCGGAAGAGACGAGCACGGGAGGGTCCCATGGAGACAGAAGGGACCCCGCTGCCTAGGAAACGGCCCGATTTTTCTCCCCTTCGTGGGGAGGCCCTCGGG GGTGGAAAAGATGAAATGAGAAAAATTCCTGTACCAGCAAACAGATATACACCTTTGAAAGAGAACTGGATGAAAATTTTTACACCTATTGTAGAACACTTGCAGCTTCAAATTAGGTTCAACTTAAAAACAAGGAATGTAGAGATAAAG ACTTGTAAAGAAACCAAGGATATAGGTGCTCTGACAAAAGCAGCTGATTTTGTGAAAGCTTTTATACTTGGATTTCAAGTAGAG GATGCACTTGCTCTCATCAGATTAGATGACCTCTTCCTAGAATCTTTTGAAGTAACAGATG TTAAACCTTTAAAAGGAGATCATCTCTCTAGAGCAATAGGAAGAATTGCTGGGAAAGGTGGAAAAACAAAATTCACTATTGAAAATGTGACAAGGACACGGATAGTTCTTGCAGATTC GAAGGTTCATATTTTAGGGTCTTTCCAAAATATTAAAATGGCACGAACAGCAATTTGCAACCTCATCTTAG GAAGTCCTCCATCGAAGGTTTATGGCAATATTAGAGCAGTGGCCAGCAGAGCAGCTGAACGGTTTTAA
- the DNAAF10 gene encoding dynein axonemal assembly factor 10, producing the protein MSTAGSLLEKPQMIAHTQQSLAYTVFDCKWVPCSARFVCLGSFPRGTGVIQLYELQGGRLNLLREIEKSKPIKCGTFSASSLQQRYLATGDFDGNVNIWNLEAPEIPVYSVKGHKEIINSIDGVGGLGIGEGAPEIVTGSRDGTVKVWDPRQKDIPVANMEPAPGESRRDCWTVAFGNAYNQEERVVCAGYDNGDIKLFDLKNMALRWETNIKNGVCSVEFDRKDINMNKLVATSLEGKFHVFDMRTQHPTKGFASVSEKAHKSTMWQIRHLPQNRDIFVTSGGAGNLHLWKYEYPALRSKKDSEGTEMGVAGSVSLLQNVTLSTQPISSLDWSPDKSGLCVCSSFDQTVRVLIVTKLNRV; encoded by the exons ATGTCGACGGCGGGAAGTTTGCTGGAGAAGCCGCAGATGATCGCGCACACGCAGCAGAGCCTGGCCTACACCGTCTTCGACTGCAAGTGGGTGCCGTGTAGCGCCCGCTTCGTCTGCCTGGGCAGCTTCCCGCGGGGCACCGGCGTCATCCAGCTCTACGAACTGCAGGGCGGGCGCCTCAACCTCCTCCGCGAA ATTGAAAAGTCAAAACCTATTAAATGTGGAACCTTTAGTGCTTCTTCTTTGCAACAAAGATATCTAGCAACAGGAGACTTTGATGGAAACGTAAATATATG GAATTTGGAAGCTCCAGAAATCCCAGTATATTCTGTGAAGGGACATAAAGAAATCATAAATAGTATTGATGGTGTTGGTGGCTTAGGAATTGGGGAAGGAGCACCAGAAATTGTGACAGGAAGTCGTGATG GAACTGTGAAGGTGTGGGACCCAAGACAAAAAGACATTCCAGTTGCCAATATGGAACCAGCACcaggagagagcaggagagactgCTGGACAGTGGCATTTG GCAATGCATATAATCAAGAAGAGCGTGTTGTATGTGCTGGCTATGACAATGGGGATATTAAGTTGTTTGACCTTAAGAACATGGCATTGCGATGGGAAACCAACATTAAGAATGGG GTTTGCAGTGTTGAATTTGACAGAAAAGATATAAATATGAACAAATTGGTAGCTACATCCCTTGAAGGAAAGTTTCATGTTTTTGACATGAGAACGCAGCATCCAACTAAAGGTTTTGCTTCCGTTTCAGAAAAG GCTCACAAATCCACCATGTGGCAAATTCGGCACCTTCCACAAAATAGAGACATCTTTGTGACTAGTGGAGGAGCTGGAAACCTTCATCTTTGGAAATA TGAGTATCCTGCACTGCGCTCTAAGAAGGATTCAGAAGGAACTGAGATGGGAGTCGCAGGTTCAGTTAGCCTTTTGCAGAATGTGACATTGTCAACGCAGCCTATTTCTAGCCTGGATTGGAGCCCTGACAAAAGTGGTCTCTGCGTCTGTAGTTCATTTGACCAGACTGTGAGAGTGCTGATTGTCACTAAACTGAACAGGGTTTGA
- the PNO1 gene encoding RNA-binding protein PNO1 isoform X2 — protein sequence MAQVGSSRGGSSSEDRLAWPPAAMETQASGVVGAGGEGFTSVRKRKRRAREGPMETEGTPLPRKRPDFSPLRGEALGGGKDEMRKIPVPANRYTPLKENWMKIFTPIVEHLQLQIRFNLKTRNVEIKTCKETKDIGALTKAADFVKAFILGFQVEDALALIRLDDLFLESFEVTDVKPLKGDHLSRAIGRIAGKGGKTKFTIENVTRTRIVLADSKSSIEGLWQY from the exons ATGGCTCAGGTGGGAAGCagccgcggcggcagcagcagcgaagACCGGCTGGCGTGGCCTCCCGCTGCGATGGAAACGCAGGCCTCGGGTGTAGTTGGGGCTGGCGGCGAAGGCTTCACCAGTGTCCGCAAGCGGAAGAGACGAGCACGGGAGGGTCCCATGGAGACAGAAGGGACCCCGCTGCCTAGGAAACGGCCCGATTTTTCTCCCCTTCGTGGGGAGGCCCTCGGG GGTGGAAAAGATGAAATGAGAAAAATTCCTGTACCAGCAAACAGATATACACCTTTGAAAGAGAACTGGATGAAAATTTTTACACCTATTGTAGAACACTTGCAGCTTCAAATTAGGTTCAACTTAAAAACAAGGAATGTAGAGATAAAG ACTTGTAAAGAAACCAAGGATATAGGTGCTCTGACAAAAGCAGCTGATTTTGTGAAAGCTTTTATACTTGGATTTCAAGTAGAG GATGCACTTGCTCTCATCAGATTAGATGACCTCTTCCTAGAATCTTTTGAAGTAACAGATG TTAAACCTTTAAAAGGAGATCATCTCTCTAGAGCAATAGGAAGAATTGCTGGGAAAGGTGGAAAAACAAAATTCACTATTGAAAATGTGACAAGGACACGGATAGTTCTTGCAGATTC GAAGTCCTCCATCGAAGGTTTATGGCAATATTAG